A genomic window from Pyxicephalus adspersus chromosome 2, UCB_Pads_2.0, whole genome shotgun sequence includes:
- the RPL37A gene encoding large ribosomal subunit protein eL43 produces MAKRTKKVGIVGKYGTRYGASLRKMVKKIEISQHAKYTCSFCGKTKMKRKAVGIWHCGSCMKTVAGGAWTYNTTSAVTVKSAIRRLKELKDQ; encoded by the exons ATG GCCAAACGCACCAAGAAGGTCGGCATTGTGGGTAAATATGGGACCCGTTATGGCGCTTCCCTAAGGAAGATGGTCAAGAAAATTGAAATCAGCCAACATGCCAAGTACACATGCTCCTTCTGTGGCAAG ACCAAAATGAAGAGGAAGGCTGTTGGAATCTGGCACTGCGGTTCTTGCATGAAAACTGTAGCTGGAGGAGCCTGGACCTACAA CACCACCTCTGCTGTCACAGTGAAATCCGCCATCAGAAGACTGAAGGAATTGAAAGACCAATAA